A genomic segment from Salvia splendens isolate huo1 chromosome 13, SspV2, whole genome shotgun sequence encodes:
- the LOC121763092 gene encoding protein SMAX1-LIKE 3-like, which yields MRASGSSAVQQALTAEAAGMVKQAVVLAKRRGHAQVTPLHVANTMLSASPGGLFRVACLDSHSHPLQCKALELCFNVALNRLPASSSPAPAISNALVAAFKRAQAHQRRGDNIQQQQPLLAVKIELEQLIISILDDPSVSRVMREAGFSSTQVKINVEKAISLHLSTSSSPSPTPKQTLSSSPAIPAAEARNEDLDVIINTLLFKKEKRSLALVGENTSSLEDTVKALMERVERGEVAESLKEVKFISIPPLYTFSNLHRDQVELKIRELTRLVQSLVRRGVVLYLGDLKWISDYVEREESYYCSVEHMIMEIGRLVWSVGEMERFWLMGIATFQTYIKCRNGYHSLQTVWGLHPLTIPVNSLAFTLVSHSDEKSEGGENGEMKLSCCVECSEKFHGQVRDLEAGANGPALSRLPSWLKDESRRLNDKDQKSDAMKELCKKWNSFCSSVHKTPSSSSPPSLGDAMDTDGAQRFKEFNAENLNLLCNALKEKVPWKKEIIPEIAGTVLQCRSGMLRRKSQSSDVKEETWLLFLGPDHNQAKEKIARELAKIVFGSHSNFASFGLSSFVDSDCRNKRGRDECSSFIDRFAAAVAVDPHRVFLVEDLEEADHCLQMGIKRAIEKGRIVDQSGEEVGLCDAIVVLSCESFSSRSRVSSPSDDRKEVGGGGEEEAGGFLDLNMSFQDQDDDDDDLGILENVDRRVVFKIQDLR from the exons ATGAGAGCTAGCGGCAGCTCTGCGGTGCAGCAAGCCCTGACGGCGGAGGCGGCCGGGATGGTGAAGCAAGCAGTGGTGCTGGCGAAGCGCCGTGGCCATGCACAAGTGACCCCACTCCACGTGGCCAACACCATGCTTTCCGCCTCCCCTGGCGGCCTCTTCCGCGTGGCATGCCTCGACTCCCACTCCCACCCCCTCCAGTGCAAGGCCCTCGAGCTCTGCTTCAACGTGGCCCTCAACCGCCTCCCGGCCTCCTCCTCCCCTGCCCCGGCCATCTCCAACGCCCTTGTCGCCGCCTTCAAGCGCGCCCAGGCCCACCAGCGCCGCGGCGACAACATCCAGCAGCAGCAGCCTCTCCTTGCAGTGAAGATCGAGCTCGAGCAGCTCATCATCTCCATCCTCGACGACCCCAGCGTGAGCAGGGTCATGAGAGAGGCCGGGTTCTCGAGCACGCAGGTCAAGATCAACGTTGAGAAAGCAATCTCCTTGCACCTCTCCAcctcctcctctccctctcctacACCAAAACAAACCCTCTCCTCATCTCCAGCCATCCCGGCAGCAGAAGCCAGGAATGAAGATTTGGATGTCATAATCAACACTTTACTATTCAAGAAGGAGAAAAGGAGCTTGGCCTTAGTGGGAGAGAACACATCCAGCTTAGAAGATACAGTGAAAGCTTTAATGGAAAGGGTAGAGAGAGGGGAGGTGGCGGAGTCGTTAAAAGAGGTGAAGTTCATAAGCATCCCGCCGCTCTACACGTTCAGCAACCTCCACCGCGACCAGGTGGAGCTGAAGATAAGGGAGCTCACGCGCCTCGTGCAGAGCCTTGTCAGGAgaggggtggtgctgtatctaGGAGATTTGAAATGGATCAGTGATTATGTGGAGAGGGAAGAGAGCTACTACTGCTCTGTGGAGCACATGATCATGGAGATTGGGAGATTAGTTTGGAGCGTTGGGGAAATGGAGAGGTTTTGGCTGATGGGGATCGCCACATTCCAAACTTACATCAAGTGTAGAAATGGCTACCACTCTCTGCAAACTGTTTGGGGGCTCCATCCTCTCACCATTCCTGTTAATAGCTTGGCCTTCACCCTTGTTTCCCACAG TGATGAGAAGAGTGAAGGTGGAGAAAATGGAGAGATGAAACTTTCTTGTTGTGTGGAATGTTCGGAGAAATTCCACGGCCAAGTACGAGACTTGGAAGCCGGTGCTAACGGCCCAGCCTTGTCGAGATTGCCTTCTTGGCTTAAAGATGAAAGTAGAAGACTAAATGACAAAGACCAG AAATCTGATGCGATGAAGGAGCTATGCAAAAAATGGAACTCATTCTGCAGCTCAGTTCACAAAACACCTTCCTCCTCGTCACCACCATCACTCGGAGATGCCATGGACACGGACGGAGCACAAAGGTTCAAAGAATTCAACGCAGAGAATCTGAATCTCCTATGCAACGCGCTGAAGGAGAAGGTTCCATGGAAGAAAGAGATCATCCCTGAAATCGCGGGGACGGTCCTGCAATGCAGGTCGGGAATGCTGAGGAGGAAAAGCCAGAGCAGCGACGTTAAAGAAGAGACATGGCTCCTTTTCCTCGGCCCGGATCATAACCAGGCCAAGGAGAAGATCGCCAGGGAGCTGGCCAAGATCGTGTTCGGATCACATTCAAACTTCGCATCATTCGGATTGAGCAGCTTCGTGGATTCGGATTGCCGGAACAAGCGGGGGAGGGACGAGTGCAGTAGCTTCATCGATAGGtttgcggcggcggtggcggtggatCCACACCGAGTTTTCTTGGTGGAGGATTTGGAGGAGGCGGATCACTGCTTGCAGATGGGGATCAAGCGGGCGATCGAGAAGGGGAGGATAGTTGATCAGAGTGGGGAGGAGGTTGGCCTCTGCGATGCCATTGTTGTGTTGAGCTGCGAGAGTTTCAGCTCCAGATCGAGGGTATCTTCTCCTAGCGATGATCGGAAAGAGGTCGGCGGCGGAGGAGAGGAGGAGGCGGGCGGTTTCTTGGATTTGAATATGTCGTTTCAAGAtcaggatgatgatgatgatgatttggGAATTCTTGAAAATGTTGATAGGCGCGTAGTGTTTAAGATTCAGGATTTGCGgtag